GTCGTCACGACCCGGCCGTGGCTCGTGTCGACGTAGCCGGATACGGACCAGTCGCGCGAGCCGTTCGCCGTGATCACGTCGGTGCCGGCGGTCGGGCTGGCGATGGTGGTGGTCAGCTTCGGCGACGCGGCGATCGTGTCTTTGGTGACGGCGCCGCCGGTGTGGGCCTTGTGCGCGTCGGTGGTGAGGAACATCGTCGCGTCGAGCATCCACACGTCGCTGATGTCGGCAGGTGCCACCAGCGTGATCGTGTGCTGCTTCCCGTCGGAGAGCACGCCCGCGAACGGCGTCAGGTCGAGCGTGTAGGGCTCCGTGCGCAACGAGTCCACGCTCATGATCGGGCGCCACATCATGGGGTTGATGCCGCCGCTGTAGATCACCGGATAGACCTGCGCGATGCCGGCCAGCCGACCGTCGACTTCCACGCCCACTTCGCGGTATGTCCCGCCGGAGCAGTAGCCGTCCGCGGTGTCGGTCGCGTCGTCGTCGGGGACGTTGCTGTACCAGAACTCCTCACAGCCGTTGCCACGCGCGTAGATCTCGATGTCCGCGCCGGTCAGGTTGGTCGGGAAAGTCTCGGTGAGGCTCGCGCTCTGGCCCTTGGTCAGGTCCCACCAGTCGGCCGCGCCGTCGGAGTCGGTGTTGCTCAGCGGCAGCACCTCGTCCGCCGTGCGCACGGGCGGGTTCGCGCGATTCGCGGTGTAATAGGTGATCTTCAAGGTGATGTGATAGACGCCGGTGTCGGTGTCGTTGATGAGGTTGCCCAGGCTCACATCCAGCGGCTGCGTCTTGGTCAGCAACGGGATGTACGACGAGATGTCCTGGTCGACGTGCCATGAGATGCCGGCCGCGTCGGGCTCGGGTGTGGAGGTGCGCAAGACCTCGGCGCCCCCGATCCACACCCCGGCCAGCCGGTCGTACTGGACGCCTTGCACGCTGCCGTACCAGTCGAGCACGACCTTGCTCCACGGCCCGGCGCACGCGGTCGGCGGGGTGAGCGTGCCGGTGTAGTCGCCGGTGAGGTAGGAGTCGGAGAAGTCGTACTGCATCGCCGTGACGGTGCAGCTGCGGGTGTCCGGGCGCGACACCGGCTGGTACGCGGAGACCGGGTTCTGGTAGCCGTTCTCGATGTAGGCGGGCGCGGCGTCGTCGCGCGCCTGGGCGAGGGTGCGGGCGGTCGGGGCCTTCGAGGCGGTCGGCGTGGCGTGGGCGGACGCGGCCGAAGCCGCTGGTCCCGAGGCCAGCGCCAGGCCGAGTGCGGCGGTGAGCACGCCGAGGCGCGCGGACTTGATCAGTCGCACGATGTGGGCTCCATCAGGGTCGGATGGGTCGTGGCGTGTCCTGTGCTTTTCAGCAGAACACGAATTCACCTTGGCGCAGGCTCGCTCGGCCGTAAAGCCGCCGGAGGCAAAATCGGATGCCGGCCGGCGGGCGGGCCCGTACCATGCGCTGCATGACCGATCCGACCCTGCTGTGGCGTGTGTTGACCGTCGAGGACGCCGGGGCGGCCGCCGAACTGCGGAAGGCCGGCGAGGCCGTCGACGACATGGGCGAGTCGTATTCCGCCCAGGATTTCATCGACGACCTGTCCTCCTCCGGCATCGACGCGGAGCGCGGCATCGTCGGCGCGTTCGCCGACGGACGGCTCGTCGCCTCATGCCTGGTACACGCGCGGACCGCCGCCGACCCGGTGCACGAGATGTTCCTGTGGGGCGTGGTGCACCCGGAGTTCCGCGGCCGCGGAATCGGCGCCGAACTCCTGGCCTGGGCCGACAAGGCCGCCCCCGAGATCAGTGAACTGCGGTTCCCGGGCGCGCCGGTGAAGCTGCAGGCACCGGCGTTCGACAAGATGGCGGACCATCGCGCGCTGCTGGAGGCGCACGGTTACCGGGCCGAGCACTACGACTTCGGCATGCTGCGCCGGATCTCCGCCGACGAGGCGGAGCAGGCCCCGGCACGGCCGGCCGGCTTCACGGTCGTGCCCTTCGGCTCCGATGTCGCCGAGGAGTTCCGGATCACCCACAACGAGGCGTTCGTGCCGGACCACCCGGGCTCCACGTTCGTGCCGCCGGAGGTCTTCGCCGAACGCACCGGCACCGAGTCCTTCCGCCCGGAACTCACCTTCGGCCTGCGGGACACGGAATCCGGCACGCTCGCCGGCTACATCCTGTGCTACTACTACGACGCGGACACCGAGGCCACCGGCCTGCACGACGTGTACATCAACTACATCGGCACCCGGCGCGAGTTCCGCGGCCGAGGCGTGGCCGGCGCACTGATCGGCACGGTCGTGCACGCGGCGGCCGGGCTCGGCTACGACACCGCGTCGCTGGGCGTGCTGGCCGAGAATCCGACCGGGGCGCTGGGCATCTACCAGCGGCTCGGATTCGAAGTACAGCGCACATTCATCACGTACGCGAAGGCTCTGGGCTGAACGCGGTCGGATCCCCGTACACGCAAGGGTTATAGCCTTGCGCACCATGGATCTTTCCTGGCGCACCCTGACCCGCCTCGACGCTCCGGCCATGTCCGACGTCCACCGCGCCGCCGCGATCGCCGACGGCACCAGCGACCTGCGTTCGAGCGCCGACATGGCCGAGATCTTCCGTCGCGAATCCATCGGCGAGGTCAAGCGGCGCTACTTCGGGGCCTTCGACGGCGACGACGCGCTGGCCGCGTTCTCGATCCTGTTCGCCCGGACCGGCCTGATGCCCCAGCACCAGCTGCAGCTGTGGGGCGCCGTCGATCCGCGGCATCGGCGCGCGGGGATCGGCGGCGAGCTCGTGCGCCGGGCGGTGCAGGCGGCGCCGGGCCTGCACGCCGAGGTCTTTCCGGGCGCGCCGCTGGAGATCGCGTTCCTCACCGCCGACGG
This genomic window from Actinospica robiniae DSM 44927 contains:
- a CDS encoding peptide-N4-asparagine amidase, which codes for MRLIKSARLGVLTAALGLALASGPAASAASAHATPTASKAPTARTLAQARDDAAPAYIENGYQNPVSAYQPVSRPDTRSCTVTAMQYDFSDSYLTGDYTGTLTPPTACAGPWSKVVLDWYGSVQGVQYDRLAGVWIGGAEVLRTSTPEPDAAGISWHVDQDISSYIPLLTKTQPLDVSLGNLINDTDTGVYHITLKITYYTANRANPPVRTADEVLPLSNTDSDGAADWWDLTKGQSASLTETFPTNLTGADIEIYARGNGCEEFWYSNVPDDDATDTADGYCSGGTYREVGVEVDGRLAGIAQVYPVIYSGGINPMMWRPIMSVDSLRTEPYTLDLTPFAGVLSDGKQHTITLVAPADISDVWMLDATMFLTTDAHKAHTGGAVTKDTIAASPKLTTTIASPTAGTDVITANGSRDWSVSGYVDTSHGRVVTTVSQHLTYRNLDTIWGSGEYQTVDQQDQGYTQVDTDGVAQRQTWSYPISMYASYIPDGTGSGFLLTAKVSQARFTSTEADARGRWTTTSRIADKMAANGVLQRADDGSNLQADGRDSEDYQSSTPSQPCYHHVIEADHGQVTADVHPGCRN
- a CDS encoding GNAT family N-acetyltransferase, with product MTDPTLLWRVLTVEDAGAAAELRKAGEAVDDMGESYSAQDFIDDLSSSGIDAERGIVGAFADGRLVASCLVHARTAADPVHEMFLWGVVHPEFRGRGIGAELLAWADKAAPEISELRFPGAPVKLQAPAFDKMADHRALLEAHGYRAEHYDFGMLRRISADEAEQAPARPAGFTVVPFGSDVAEEFRITHNEAFVPDHPGSTFVPPEVFAERTGTESFRPELTFGLRDTESGTLAGYILCYYYDADTEATGLHDVYINYIGTRREFRGRGVAGALIGTVVHAAAGLGYDTASLGVLAENPTGALGIYQRLGFEVQRTFITYAKALG